Proteins from one Acidobacteriota bacterium genomic window:
- a CDS encoding STAS/SEC14 domain-containing protein, producing MPGATQNLIEKINHLPPDQMAQVEEFVNSLQERKPLFFSNDEAILLKIIKEMNRNPFRKRLKALREKLRNETITDDEHTELLRLTEQIERRNVDRVSALADLARLRGVSLPEVMGQLGIKKPKYD from the coding sequence ATGCCAGGTGCCACTCAGAACCTGATTGAAAAAATCAACCACTTGCCACCTGACCAAATGGCGCAAGTTGAAGAGTTTGTGAATTCTCTTCAGGAGCGAAAGCCCTTGTTTTTTTCCAATGATGAGGCCATTTTGCTCAAGATCATCAAAGAAATGAACCGAAATCCCTTTCGGAAGCGACTCAAGGCGCTACGTGAAAAACTCCGAAACGAAACCATCACCGATGACGAACACACTGAACTACTTCGGTTAACTGAGCAAATTGAGCGAAGAAACGTTGATCGTGTCAGTGCTTTGGCTGACCTTGCCCGATTACGCGGTGTATCGCTTCCAGAAGTTATGGGGCAACTGGGAATCAAAAAGCCAAAATATGACTGA